A single genomic interval of Natator depressus isolate rNatDep1 chromosome 14, rNatDep2.hap1, whole genome shotgun sequence harbors:
- the TEPSIN gene encoding AP-4 complex accessory subunit tepsin has product MAAAPLRDRLGFLSRLPTLMKCTSDDDVPCPGYLFEEIAKISHDSPGSSQCLLEHLLNRLQNNSCHVKLKVLKILLYVCTHGSSQFLQQLKRNSTFIQEAAVFAGPPDPLHGNSLYQKVRAAAQDLASALFSDTLLPPPSAQPCRPLPPTGMGSQPSPCSSLQGFGFTSERSGSPSASEALLATIQKAAEVVASAVLPSPEFPPPCHRELQDDAYQPVTAPSPGKSCAVPQKPPAAAALSMRVSHRPGQVGGGWEETDSGHSSQNSSQENGELSRTSDSCSKSGSDSPSGASRELGNVTERVERDCVQELSLVSELTRGSKVFLTREEAQHFIKECGLLNCEVVLELLSRTLQDPSELVCMRSMCAISSLLCSDLLAHEQIFVITRQHLQQLSQRSPGPVANKATKLLRQFEALCRSCPSPKRSQLDMDPSTPARGAPQHTCDLLTDLMPLAGETVLKPVSLAPFLSETCKSPAFDVHPAAVPAPEGEQGTEAEICEQFGAVASGGRCQQEVECRLTGPEPQLDAARMDSGPAQMLHGRQGAAAPPQSLSLFAGMELVALPGTAVANSGGEECASRVPRTLPCTGTASTKAHRDSEGSREPSVFSFLNM; this is encoded by the exons ATGGCGGCGGCGCCGCTGCGGGACCGGTTGGGCTTCCTGAGCCGG CTGCCCACTCTGATGAAATGCACCTCGGATGATGACGTCCCATGCCCTGGGTACCTGTTTGAGGAAATTGCAA AGATCTCCCACGActccccagggagcagccagtgCCTCCTGGAGCACCTCCTGAACCGACTGCAGAATAACTCCTGTCACGTCAAGCTGAAG GTGCTGAAGATTCTGCTGTACGTGTGCACGCACGGCTCTTCGCAGTTCCTCCAGCAGCTGAAAAGGAATTCCACCTTCATCCAGGAAGCAGCAG TGTTCGCGGGGCCGCCAGATCCCCTGCACGGCAACAGCTTGTACCAGAAGGTCCGAGCAGCAGCACAG GACTTGGCCAGTGCTTTATTTTCGGATACCTTGttgcccccaccctctgctcagcCCTGCAGGCCACTTCCCCCAACAG GAatgggctcccagcccagcccctgcagctccttgcaAGGCTTTGGCTTCACGAGCGAGAGAAGCGGCTCGC CCTCCGCCAGCGAGGCCCTGCTTGCCACCATACAGAAAGCAGCCGAGGTGGTTGCCAgcgctgtgctgcccagcccggagttcccccctccctgccacagGGAGCTGCAGGACGATGCCTACCAGCCCGTGACGGCGCCTTCTCCTGGTAAAAGCTGTGCGGTGCCTCAGAAGCCCCCGGCTGCTGCAGCCCTCAGCATGCGAG TGAGTCACCGGCCCGGGCAGGTAGGAGGTGGCTGGGAAGAGACAGACAGTGGGCACAGCTCCCAGAACTCCTCGCAGGAGAACGGGGAGCTGAGCAGGACCTCCGACTCCTGCAGCAAATCAGGCAGCGACAGCCCCTCGGGggccagcagggagctggggaacGTAACTGAGAG GGTGGAGCGTGACTGCGTGCAAGAGCTGAGCCTGGTGAGTGAGCTGACCAGGGGCTCCAAGGTCTTCCTGACACGGGAGGAGGCCCAACACTTCATCAAAGA GTGCGGGCTGCTGAACTGCGAGGTGGTGCTGGAGCTGCTGAGTCGGACGCTGCAGGACCCCAGCGAGCTCGTCTGCATG AGGTCCATGTGTGCCATATCCTCCCTCCTGTGCTCCGACCTGCTGGCCCACGAGCAGATCTTTGTGATTACCCGGCAACACCTGCAGCAGCTCAGCCAAAGAAGCCCAGGGCCCGTGGCCAACAAAGCAACAAAG ctcctGAGGCAGTTTGAGGCTTTGTGCAGGAGCTGCCCGTCTCCCAAGAGATCACAGCTGGACATGGATCCCTCTACTCCTGCCAGGGGTGCCCCACAGCACACGTGCGACTTGCTGACAGACCTCATGCCTCTGGCAGGAGAGACCGTTCTCAAACCCGTGAGCTTAGCTCCTTTCCTCTCGGAGACATGTAAATCCCCAGCATTCGATGTGCATCCTGCGGCCGTGCCCGCCCCTGAGGGAGAGCAGGGCACAGAAGCGGAGATCTGTGAGCAGTTTGGGGCTGTTGCATCAGGCGGTCGGTGCCAGCAGGAGGTGGAGTGCAGACTAACGGGGCCTGAGCCCCAGCTGGATGCTGCCCGGATGGATTCTGGGCCCGCACAGATGCTGCatggcaggcagggggcagccgCACCCCCTCAGAGCCTCTCCCTGTTCGCTGGCATGGAGCTGGTGGCCCTTCCAGGCACAGCAGTAGCCAACTCTGGTGGAGAGGAATGTGCCTCTCGTGTTCCAAGGACACTGCCCTGCACTGGGACTGCCAGCACCAAGGCTCATAGGGACTCCGAGGGCAGCAGGGAACCTTCTGTGTTCTCCTTCCTCAATATGTAG